The following are from one region of the Salvia splendens isolate huo1 chromosome 2, SspV2, whole genome shotgun sequence genome:
- the LOC121769773 gene encoding GDSL esterase/lipase At1g33811-like: protein MSIFRHIFLWTILIFLHLANAKACNNNGCSQVRGFFIFGDSLVDNGNNNGMLTLARADYSPYGVDFSDGATGRFTNGRTFVDVLAQLLGFPNYIPPYVEARGRALLQGVNYASGASGIRDETGNNLGDHSSMNQQVSSFAKTVRQLRRYFNEDNDSLCNYLSKCIFYSGLGSNDYLNNYFMRDYYSTGDQYTPAAYAASLIHDYTKQLTDLYNLGARKVVVAGVGPIGCIPYQLARLDGNNSRCNEEINSAISLFNAGLRRVVDRFNGGRFPGARFVYLDSFQSSQDLIENARTYGFEVIDEGCCGVGKNNGQITCLPLQMPCNERGKYVFWDAFHPTEAANFILARKAYGSKTRSHAYPMNIQQLASL from the exons ATGTCTATTTTCcggcacatatttttgtggacaATCCTCATTTTCTTGCACTTAGCAAATGCTAAGGCTTGCAATAACAATGGGTGTTCACAAGTGCGAGGTTTCTTCATATTTGGAGATTCATTAGTAGACAATGGCAATAACAATGGCATGTTGACTCTAGCTAGGGCGGACTATAGCCCCTATGGGGTCGACTTTTCGGACGGTGCCACGGGACGTTTCACCAACGGCCGAACCTTTGTTGACGTGTTAG CTCAATTGTTGGGGTTTCCTAACTACATTCCTCCGTACGTCGAGGCTCGTGGCCGAGCCTTGCTGCAGGGAGTGAATTATGCCTCGGGGGCATCTGGAATACGAGATGAAACGGGAAATAATTTG GGTGACCACTCCTCGATGAACCAACAAGTCTCGAGCTTCGCCAAGACAGTGCGGCAGCTAAGGAGATACTTCAATGAAGACAACGACAGCCTATGCAACTACCTAAGCAAATGCATCTTCTACTCAGGTTTAGGCAGCAACGACTATCTCAACAACTACTTCATGCGTGACTACTACTCAACCGGTGACCAATACACTCCCGCAGCCTACGCAGCTTCCCTCATTCACGACTACACCAAACAATTAACG GACTTATACAATTTGGGGGCGAGGAAGGTGGTGGTGGCCGGAGTCGGACCAATAGGCTGCATACCGTATCAGCTCGCGCGACTAGATGGGAATAACAGCCGATGCAACGAGGAAATCAACAGCGCGATCTCCCTCTTCAACGCTGGCCTCAGAAGAGTCGTGGACCGGTTCAATGGAGGCCGGTTTCCAGGCGCCAGATTCGTGTATCTCGACTCGTTTCAGAGCAGCCAAGATTTGATTGAGAATGCAAGAACATATG GATTTGAAGTGATTGACGAGGGGTGTTGCGGCGTGGGGAAGAACAACGGGCAGATCACGTGCCTTCCGCTTCAAATGCCTTGCAACGAGCGCGGGAAGTACGTGTTCTGGGACGCTTTTCATCCGACTGAGGCCGCGAACTTCATTCTCGCCCGAAAAGCGTACGGTTCTAAGACGAGATCGCATGCGTACCCTATGAATATACAACAGTTAGCCTCGCTCTAG
- the LOC121770682 gene encoding GDSL esterase/lipase At1g71691-like, with protein MANTLFNFFMLFLSLTAGLCYAQDANGGGRRRKPLAPAMFVFGDSLIDSGNNNNLPSFAKANYFPYGIDFNDGPTGRFSNGYTMVDTIAKLLGLPLIPPHSEASGKQMKHGVNFASAASGILDITGRNFMGRIPFNQQISYFENSLDQLTGPLGASEMAHHLSRCIFFIGMGSNDYLNNYLLPNYDTKNQYDGQQYADFLVKQYSQQLMRLYNLGARKFVVAGLGQMGCIPSILAQSRNGLCNEEVNKLILPFNMNTKVMINNLIRTLPGIRFSYIDINNMFQDLLANARSYGFSVVNRGCCGIGRNRGQITCLPFQRPCRNRNRFIFWDAFHPTEAVNVLFGKKAFNGSSDVVYPVNIAQLARL; from the exons ATGGCTAACACTTTGTTCAACTTTTTCATGCTTTTCCTATCTCTCACTGCAGGCTTATGCTATGCCCAAGATGCAaatggaggaggaagaagaagaaaaccTTTGGCCCCGGCCATGTTTGTCTTTGGCGATTCTCTGATCGATAGCGGCAACAACAATAACTTGCCTTCTTTTGCTAAAGCCAATTACTTTCCCTATGGTATCGATTTCAACGACGGCCCCACCGGAAGATTCTCCAACGGCTACACCATGGTCGACACCATCG CTAAATTGCTTGGACTTCCGTTGATCCCTCCTCACTCGGAGGCTTCCGGCAAACAAATGAAACATGGAGTTAATTTTGCGTCTGCTGCTTCTGGAATTCTTGACATCACTGGAAGAAATttt ATGGGGCGAATCCCATTCAACCAACAGATCAGCTACTTCGAGAACTCTCTCGACCAGCTCACGGGCCCCCTCGGGGCTTCCGAGATGGCCCATCATCTGTCGAGGTGCATTTTCTTCATCGGAATGGGCAGCAACGACTACCTCAACAACTACCTCTTGCCCAACTACGACACCAAGAATCAGTACGACGGTCAACAATATGCCGATTTCCTAGTCAAACAATATTCCCAGCAGCTCATG AGATTGTACAATCTAGGAGCTAGGAAGTTCGTGGTAGCCGGATTAGGGCAAATGGGCTGCATCCCGAGCATTCTAGCACAGAGCAGGAACGGGTTGTGCAACGAGGAGGTGAACAAGCTCATTCTCCCGTTCAACATGAACACGAAGGTCATGATAAACAACCTAATCCGAACTCTTCCCGGTATCCGATTCTCCTACATTGACATCAACAACATGTTCCAGGATCTCCTGGCTAATGCCAGGTCATATG GTTTCAGTGTTGTGAACCGTGGGTGCTGTGGCATCGGGCGGAACAGGGGCCAGATAACATGTCTCCCGTTTCAGAGGCCGTGTCGTAATAGGAACCGGTTCATTTTTTGGGACGCGTTTCACCCGACCGAGGCCGTGAACGTCTTGTTTGGGAAGAAGGCCTTCAATGGCAGCAGTGATGTTGTTTATCCTGTCAATATAGCCCAACTTGCTCGTCTTTGA